The following coding sequences are from one Triticum dicoccoides isolate Atlit2015 ecotype Zavitan chromosome 4A, WEW_v2.0, whole genome shotgun sequence window:
- the LOC119284603 gene encoding uncharacterized protein LOC119284603, which translates to MEKDSHKEGEGATAWMTVPAFGDWDMKNGAMPDYSMDFSKIREMRKQNKKELSRASLGGDDDLLAHHKQHHHQQQPAAKAPQQPTKLGAPAKDHGRDHSPTGRKRFLSYFQCCIKA; encoded by the exons ATGGAGAAGGACAGCCACAAGGAG ggggagggggcgacggCGTGGATGACGGTGCCGGCGTTCGGGGACTGGGACATGAAGAACGGCGCCATGCCGGACTACTCCATGGACTTCTCCAAGATCCGGGAGATGCGCAAGCAGAACAAGAAGGAGCTCTCCCGCGCCAGCCTCGGCGGCGACGACGACCTCCTCGCCCACCAcaagcagcaccaccaccagcagcagccCGCCGCCAAGGCTCCCCAGCAGCCCACCAAGCTCGGCGCTCCGGCCAAAGACCACGGCCGCGACCACTCGCCCACC GGAAGGAAGAGGTTCCTGAGCTATTTCCAGTGCTGCATCAAGGCCTGA